Within the Maridesulfovibrio zosterae DSM 11974 genome, the region GCGGTTCCATGCAAATTTAACAGTGTTTGTCGGGCAGCAGATGCCGGAAGCCGGATTCATAGCTGTAAGATAGACAGCCCCTTTGGCAGTCTGTCTGGTAATTCTTCGTATTTTTGAGAAAAGTTCAAGCTGCTCAACCATTTCGGGGACTGGAATATTACCTTTTCCTCCGGCCGAAAGCAGCTTGGCTTTTAAATCATGATATGCTGATAGCATGTCGTGTATCATGTTGTCGATTTTGCAAAATTCATCAGATGATGGATTATCTGCAATATTCAGTACTCCAAGGCATGAGTTCATGAATACAGATACCAGATCTGCATCAGTACCAAGTTTTTCAAGATCAGGTTTTAGTCTTTTCTTTTCAATTGATGAAGATAAGGCTCCGGCTGTTCTGAAATATTGTAGAACTCTTAAAGCCGTAGCGACCTGTTGTCCCTGAACTTCGGTCAGTGGTCTGGATTGCAGCTTAGCGCAAAAAGATCGTGAAGCCTCAATAAGGCTATTCTGGATTTCTTTATCAGAAGACATTGCAGCATAACTGAAATTAGAATTAAGCCCGTTACGTACTATTGTACGGGTAACTTCACCTATTCGTTCCATTTCTAAGTTCAGGGCATCAATGGCTAGAGTCGGAGTTCCGATAACATTGCTGTCAAGATATTGAGGTAGAGTTCTATCATCTCCTGATTTTGCATATCGCCGATTGATGAAGTCTACAAGACGACTTGTGAAAGGCCAAAAAATGATAACTCCAAGAATATTAAAAATAGTATGAAAGAGGGCGAGAATCACAGCCGGTTCATGCTCAATACCCACCATTTTAGTTAAAAATAATATAGAATTAATGATAACTGGAAGCAGTAGAAGAGCGGTAAGGGCTGTTGCTATATTAAAGATTATGTGTGCTGTAGCTACTTTTTTAGCATTTACAGTTGCACCGATGACGGAAAGAGCCGCTGTGGAAGTAGTTCCTATGTTTGTTCCGATTATTGCAGCTGCTCCCTGATTAAGGTCGAGAAGACCACTGACCGTAGCAGTTAAAACCAAGGCCATGGCAGCACTGGAACTTTGCATCAGTACGGTTAGAATTAGTCCGATACCTATAAAAACAGGTATGGATATAAGTCCCATATTTGCGAACTGTGAGAGGTCAATTGATGACTCTATCCCATTGAAAGATGTTTGCAGAGTTGCAATTCCGATGAGGAACAGGCCAAAA harbors:
- a CDS encoding Na/Pi cotransporter family protein, with translation MNFAIFGSLFGGLGLFLIGMRMMTTGLKQAAGGSLKRILGEWTKNPARGLFSGFIITAMVQSSSAVTVAVIGFVNAGLITISQSVGVIYGSNIGTTITGWIVASVGFSVNMKSLALPMIAIGALMRLSGPNARRSFFGDAFAGFGLFLIGIATLQTSFNGIESSIDLSQFANMGLISIPVFIGIGLILTVLMQSSSAAMALVLTATVSGLLDLNQGAAAIIGTNIGTTSTAALSVIGATVNAKKVATAHIIFNIATALTALLLLPVIINSILFLTKMVGIEHEPAVILALFHTIFNILGVIIFWPFTSRLVDFINRRYAKSGDDRTLPQYLDSNVIGTPTLAIDALNLEMERIGEVTRTIVRNGLNSNFSYAAMSSDKEIQNSLIEASRSFCAKLQSRPLTEVQGQQVATALRVLQYFRTAGALSSSIEKKRLKPDLEKLGTDADLVSVFMNSCLGVLNIADNPSSDEFCKIDNMIHDMLSAYHDLKAKLLSAGGKGNIPVPEMVEQLELFSKIRRITRQTAKGAVYLTAMNPASGICCPTNTVKFAWNRHW